A window from Triticum aestivum cultivar Chinese Spring chromosome 6D, IWGSC CS RefSeq v2.1, whole genome shotgun sequence encodes these proteins:
- the LOC123145142 gene encoding transcription factor bHLH94 isoform X2 — protein sequence MALVDALCASSVDNAALVYSTFNAAGFLFDNAAGFYDDTGIAGGPALALQAADRAPGLSAAGDVAPCLEKQATLSPAPPRRKRRRRARSCKSREETECQRMTHIAVERNRRRQMNEYLVVLRSLMPESYVQRGDQASIVGGAIDFVKELEQQLQSLEAQKRALAHQQQHKAGRDAAPLPTAMPARASTSGGIGNACVESTSNCSSSVTEADGAPDAPPFAGFFTYPQYVWRQSPRDATTLSADESRAGVADIEVTLVETHASLRVMAPRRPGQLLRMVAGLQALRLTVLHLNVTALDSLALYSLSLKARNVIWWPAVMELAAQRWAGQTKKVVCGMLFQGP from the exons ATGGCACTAGTGGACGCGCTGTGCGCCTCCAGCGTCGACAATGCGGCGCTCGTCTACAGCACCTTCAACGCCGCGGGCTTCCTCTTCGACAATGCCGCGGGCTTCTACGACGACACCGGCATTGCCGGTGGCCCGGCGCTTGCGTTGCAGGCGGCCGACAGAGCGCCGGGGCTGTCCGCCGCGGGTGACGTGGCGCCGTGCCTGGAGAAGCAGGCCACGTTGTCGCCCGCGCCGCCGAGGAGGAAGCGGCGTCGGCGGGCGAGGAGCTGCAAGTCGAGGGAGGAGACCGAGTGCCAGCGCATGACCCACATCGCCGTGGAGCGCAACCGCCGGCGACAGATGAACGAGTACCTCGTCGTGCTCCGCTCCCTCATGCCGGAGTCCTACGTCCAGAGG GGTGACCAGGCATCGATCGTCGGAGGGGCGATAGATTTCGTcaaggagctggagcagcagctgcAGTCCCTGGAGGCGCAGAAGCGGGCGCTGGCTCACCAGCAGCAGCACAAGGCAGGACGCGACGCGGCGCCGCTGCCGACGGCCATGCCGGCGCGCGCCAGCACCAGCGGCGGCATTGGCAACGCGTGCGTGGAGTCGACGAGCAACTGCAGCAGCAGCGTGACCGAGGCGGACGGCGCTCCCGACGCGCCGCCGTTCGCGGGGTTCTTCACGTACCCGCAGTACGTGTGGCGCCAGTCGCCGCGCGACGCCACGACGCTGTCGGCGGACGAGAGCCGCGCCGGGGTGGCCGACATCGAGGTGACCCTGGTGGAGACGCACGCCAGCCTCCGCGTCATGGCGCCGCGGCGGCCCGGCCAGCTGCTCCGCATGGTCGCCGGCCTGCAGGCGCTCCGTCTCACCGTGCTGCACCTCAACGTCACCGCGCTCGACTCCCTGGCCCTCTACTCCCTCAGCCTCAAG GCTAGGAATGTAATCTGGTGGCCAGCAGTGATGGAGCTTGCAGCCCAAAGGTGGGCGGGCCAAACAAAAAAAGTTGTTTGTGGGATGTTATTTCAAGGCCCATGA
- the LOC123145142 gene encoding transcription factor bHLH94 isoform X1 has product MALVDALCASSVDNAALVYSTFNAAGFLFDNAAGFYDDTGIAGGPALALQAADRAPGLSAAGDVAPCLEKQATLSPAPPRRKRRRRARSCKSREETECQRMTHIAVERNRRRQMNEYLVVLRSLMPESYVQRGDQASIVGGAIDFVKELEQQLQSLEAQKRALAHQQQHKAGRDAAPLPTAMPARASTSGGIGNACVESTSNCSSSVTEADGAPDAPPFAGFFTYPQYVWRQSPRDATTLSADESRAGVADIEVTLVETHASLRVMAPRRPGQLLRMVAGLQALRLTVLHLNVTALDSLALYSLSLKVEEGCGLTTADDIAAAVHHVLCFIHAEAEAAPQQLLAPAQ; this is encoded by the exons ATGGCACTAGTGGACGCGCTGTGCGCCTCCAGCGTCGACAATGCGGCGCTCGTCTACAGCACCTTCAACGCCGCGGGCTTCCTCTTCGACAATGCCGCGGGCTTCTACGACGACACCGGCATTGCCGGTGGCCCGGCGCTTGCGTTGCAGGCGGCCGACAGAGCGCCGGGGCTGTCCGCCGCGGGTGACGTGGCGCCGTGCCTGGAGAAGCAGGCCACGTTGTCGCCCGCGCCGCCGAGGAGGAAGCGGCGTCGGCGGGCGAGGAGCTGCAAGTCGAGGGAGGAGACCGAGTGCCAGCGCATGACCCACATCGCCGTGGAGCGCAACCGCCGGCGACAGATGAACGAGTACCTCGTCGTGCTCCGCTCCCTCATGCCGGAGTCCTACGTCCAGAGG GGTGACCAGGCATCGATCGTCGGAGGGGCGATAGATTTCGTcaaggagctggagcagcagctgcAGTCCCTGGAGGCGCAGAAGCGGGCGCTGGCTCACCAGCAGCAGCACAAGGCAGGACGCGACGCGGCGCCGCTGCCGACGGCCATGCCGGCGCGCGCCAGCACCAGCGGCGGCATTGGCAACGCGTGCGTGGAGTCGACGAGCAACTGCAGCAGCAGCGTGACCGAGGCGGACGGCGCTCCCGACGCGCCGCCGTTCGCGGGGTTCTTCACGTACCCGCAGTACGTGTGGCGCCAGTCGCCGCGCGACGCCACGACGCTGTCGGCGGACGAGAGCCGCGCCGGGGTGGCCGACATCGAGGTGACCCTGGTGGAGACGCACGCCAGCCTCCGCGTCATGGCGCCGCGGCGGCCCGGCCAGCTGCTCCGCATGGTCGCCGGCCTGCAGGCGCTCCGTCTCACCGTGCTGCACCTCAACGTCACCGCGCTCGACTCCCTGGCCCTCTACTCCCTCAGCCTCAAG GTGGAGGAGGGGTGTGGCCTGACGACGGCGGACGACATCGCGGCGGCAGTGCACCATGTGCTCTGCTTCATCcacgcggaggcggaggcggcgccgcAGCAGCTGCTCGCGCCGGCGCAGTAG